The following DNA comes from Megachile rotundata isolate GNS110a chromosome 9, iyMegRotu1, whole genome shotgun sequence.
ACTTGAATTTACATCATGCATTGTTATACGTATAACCTTGTTTTCGATTTTTGATAACAATGTAAGCAAGATGATTGTTTATCACGTAGATCACGTATTTGTGAAACATCATTTGTATAGAGCATAATAAATATGTGTCATATTCTGTGCATACATAAGAAGTTATTAATGTTTATCTGTAAAACTGATTTTATCTGAAAATATATAACGTTGATCAAAGACATTATAAACGTTTCCTTTGTTACATATGTCACCAATTTCAAATAGTACGTGGGAGtatacttagaaatttttatatttataaaaactaaGTAAAATTATACATCTTCAATATGTGGAAACCATTTGAAGCTGGTAGTTCACCAGTTGACTGGTGTGAACGAAATTATAGTATTTCTTCTAGTATTGCAGAATTTATGAATACGGTTTGTATTTTGCAGCAGTAAAATACTAATTGTCTTTAACGTTaatgcaataattaaatttgttattttatttgtagCTAAGTAACGTGGTATTTTTATTACTTCCTCCTGTTCTTATGCATCTCTTCAGAGATTATGCAAGATTTGTAAACCCTGGAATTCATATAATTTGGTTTTTACTGATGATAGTAGGTCTTAGCAGTGCATATTTTCACGCTACCTTATCTCTTATTGGTAAGTAGTTAAAAGattatatattcataatttataagtaaacatcaatattatttattgtctTATGACAGGACAATTGTTAGATGAATTAGCAATTTTATGGGTATACATGGCTGGCTTTTGCATGTTCTTTCCAAGAAGGTATTTCCCAAATATTTTACACAATGACAGGAAACTGTTTGCTATATGTGCAACTTTACCAACTTTAATTGCAACTGGTTTATCACTTATACACCCTGCAATAAATGCATTTGCATTAATGACTCTTGGTATTCCTGCATTTGGATTTATGGTCATTGAATTAAAAAGGTAAAATTCCTACTATCTTTATAATGCTGCATATTTCAGCATCTAATTTTGCTATTATGCATGTTTTTTCTTAAGGACAAAATCAATGAGAGTGTATAGACTTGGTTTACGATGTGGTGCTGTATGGTTACTAGCAGTTGTTTGCTGGCTAAATGATCGTTTATTTTGTGATACTTGGTTAAATTTGAACTTCCCTTATTTACATGCACTTtggcatttatttattttcattgcaaGTTACACAGCAACTGTACTTTTTGCATATTTTTCtgtaaaagaagaaaaaccACAACAATCACCTGTACTAAAATATTGGCCAAAGGATGATTTTGAACTTGGTATACCATATGTAACCATTAAAAGTTACATTAAGCTTGatgtaaatacaaatatataaataacaacTTGAATATTATAAAGACTGCTTTAAATTGACTAAATATtgattaatgattttaaataCTTACTTAAATTGTAGTAAGTAATGAAGTACATTATTTACTTTGCTGACTTACAGATTAACTTTGTATAAgtgtttttataaaaagaaacataCTTTACAATCTCTACTTAAAAGATAGTCTcgactttttaaatttgtgataatattctagttatattacttttttataaGTAGATGTGATGGATGCATTAAAATAATACCTTATAAATGTAATATCAATATAAGTATATGAACATTTATTCtcttaataaatatgaattaatGTTATAATGTATTTGTGTActgaaaacaaaaattgaatacaatgttaattggaaatattgtgattgtaatctTATGTCATCCAAAGTAACAAACTTAACTTTGTAAAACTAGTTATTATATGTTActatatgttattatatgttAAACTGATAAATCCTTTTATTTCAAAGAACATTTTTATTACGCTTTTTCTAAAGTTTATACAACAGATTCcaataaatttagtattttatatatatgCTTTGTAtctatgtatatttaaataaaaaaatcaatattttatttacaataattatagacataatgtaaataataaaaatttgaaatacataaCATTTTTAAGAATAAAGTAATATCATCTGTTATTTTACACTGAGATTCTACATATTAACTTTCTTTTTCTCCTTTGTAAACAACAATATTCTTGtcagtttcataaatttttacttcATATAAAAGCTCTGGACATGGCATAACTTTTTTcaattcattataaatatatatagctACATTTTCAGTTGTTGaaacaacatttttaaaataaggtACATCTTTATCTAAGTTCTTATGATCCAATTGATCCATTAACACTTTcttcatatataattttaaatgtgaCAAGTTCATCACCATACCTGTTACAGGATCTACAGGTCCACATACTGTAACTTcaactgaaataaaaaatatgcaatgagaatttcttcatttttacaaaataactaTAATTACCTGTGTAATTGTGACCATGTCCCCAATAATTGTTACATTTTCCATAtgtgtttttattttcttcatcaCTTAGattattactaaaaataaaaattatttattcaacaaaaggatttcaaataaattatacgaGTCATACAATTTATATATACGGATTTACAATACTTGTGCAACCGATGACAGCTAGATATTACTTCTTTCCTCGTTAAATAAGCAATCGGGCGGGCCATAGTTTACTGATTGAAAATATGAGATTGCAATAAGATATACGATTACAAATAAGCTAAAGACTGCTCAAGGATACTGATAATCATGGAAACTTTTTAATTGCATAGCACTTTTTATAAAAAGTCTAATTATTCaatcaatatttctaaaaaattttaaatttatttattcatttacttTACACGTAGGTAAtcgaaatttgaataaaagaaTGTATAAAGTGCATACGAGACAAAAGCAGATAACAAATATGATTAGGTAGAGATATCGTAGAACCAATGAAATTTCAGCAATTGAATATCAGACTTAAAGAATCTTTCTGTGACAGGACCTTATGGTGTTAAGGTTGTGCTGTCGATGCGCTCGGTGGGTGGCATAAGTGAACCTATGTTAAAAAAGGactaatataatttgtaaactttaattctttttaaaataaaattgatcattcATTGTTTTAATGAGAACACGAATTTATTTCTACGTTACTACTTTTACTTCTAAAAATGTCATGCCGGTAACGCCCTGGAACTCGTAACAATTAGTCATTGTGCGGAATGTGTAATGTGTAACACAGTttagtaaagaaaataaagaattggTTCAAATAGTAACATCTTACAAAAATGGATAGTAAAGGCAGAAAAATCATTGTTTGTGATAATGGAACAGGGGTAAGGTTAtgaatttatttctattttttaattttttatgtacttcttaatttttctattaatatcACTATAGATGATATTTTTGACACAATTaatggaaaatatattttatataaactcTGCTTGTTATACCATGCCATTATTTTGTTTTTAGTTTGTGAAATGTGGATACGCAGGAGCAAATTTTCCAGCACATATATTTCCATCTATAGTTGGACGTCCTATTATTAGAGCTGTTAATAAAATAGGCGACATCGATGTAAAGGTACTTCTCTTAATCTTTGTACTTGAATTAAAATATGCATCATCATGTTCATTCATTTTCaaaagaataattattaatataatttgtggATAAATTATATTGTCTCGTATACAAGATTTAATCTTTCATattctgtaaattaaaatttttgaatacattttgaaattaaagatgTTTTCCTATTTTAAtcgtatgtaaatatttatagctagtaatttaaaaacgtttattaataaatttacttaattttcaGCAAGAATATTGTATTCGTGTAAGTCACTTCATAATATTACCATGTGTGTCCcaatgtttaaatttgattGAAAATGCATTTGTCATTTGTTAACCCTTTTTACTAACAAATATCAGAATGGATTACATATGTTAAAAGTAAGgagcaaattatttttaagattaCTAGAGCTAAAGATGTAAGATCTAggcaattttaattaatgaataatataatctggaaaattatttataattcattttatttgaattGTTCATGATAAACTGATCCATTACATTATAAATCATCATTCTGTCCATTATTTTCCAATAAGATtaagatataaaatatttgaaaatgttgatagttgaaatttacatttatgggttcatatttacataatatttttggTAACTGTCTAATGCATTTATGTCCTTACTCTTGCTCTCATAGGATGTGCTAAATATGCCTGTAAGTTTATTGCATTTTTTGATGCtaatatgtttatttattaatattatatcaatgcttcaaaaaacaaatattcataGAACAATAGAGTCcatattcaatataaatttatacaatatttatatgtaaataaataggATCTCTCTTATTACTgtgcttttttcatttttgtgaatgttgcAAGAGTTTAATTGGTtgataaacatacaattataataattatacaattagaaCTAAAGAAAGGTAATGTATTTGCTAATAACTAAAATTGTGAAAACTTCAATTTAAATAGTATACtttgaaaaatatatgtatttagtCACAACTATGTGAGTTGTTATATTAAAAAACATAGAGTGTGTTGTCATTGAAATActaacaatttatattaacgTACATGTACTTCATACTATAGTAAAATATTTAGttacatttaatttatcatattttGTTACCACAGGATTTAATGGTTGGAGATGAAGCAAGTAAACTTCGTTCTATGTTGGAGATTAGTTATCCAATGCAAAATGGAATTGTTAGGTGTGTAtgtgaatgtaaaatttttatgcattttgatatattaaattattataaatacttcATAGAAACTGGGAAGACATGTGTCATGTATGGGATTATACATTTGGGAAGGAAAAGATGAATATTAATCCTAGAgagtgtaaaattttgttaacagaACCACCAATGAATCCTATCACGAACCGAGAAAAAATGATCGAGGTAACTTGCCATCGTAAACCGAAATTTTTCACATAGGAAATTTTCCTATTTGTGACTTTAAATCATGTGAAATAATTTTAGGtaatgtttgaaaaatatggtTTTGCTGGAACATATATTGCAATTCAGGCAGTACTTACACTATATGCTCAAGGGTTGATTAGCGGTGTTGTGGTAGATTCTGGTGATGGTGTCACTCATATTTGTCCTGTATTCGAAGAATATGCTTTACCTCATCTTACGCGACGGCTAGATATAGCTGGTCGAGATATtacaatgtatttaataaaacttttattgctACGCGGTTATGCGTTTAACCATTCTGCTGATTTTGAAACAGTTAGaatgttaaaagaaaaattatgttaTATTGGATATAATATTGAAACTGAAGAAAAATTAGCTCTTGAAACAACAGTTTTAGTAGAATCGTATACAGTAAGTATATGATTAATATATGATATAAAGTTGGATAATGTATGgcttaattaaatttctagaaAGTAATCTTCAAATCATTTTAGCTTCCTGATGGAAGAGTAATAAAAGTAGGTGGTGAAAGATTTGCAGCACCAGAGGCTTTATTTCAGCCCCATTTAATCAATGTTGAAGCTCAAGGAATTGCTGAATTAGTATTTAGTACTATTCAAGCAGCTGATATTGATATAAGAAGTGAATTATATAAACACATTGTTTTAAGTGGTGGTAGTACAATGTATCCAGGACTTCCATCTAGGCTTGAAAGAGAAATTAAACAACTCTATTTGCAGAGAGTATTAAAGAATGATACCtcaaaattaaatgtaattgtttAGATATAAACTTTAATagaactttacaatttttatataagttTAGACTACTGCTATTTACTGTTTAATATCTTTCCAGAAATTtaagataaaaattgaagattctCCCAGACGTAAAGATATGGTTTTCATGGGTGGTGCTGTGTTAGCAGAAATAACAAAAGATCGGGATTCTGTATGGATAACAAGAGAAGAATATGAGGAAAAGGGTCTTagtgtattaaaaaaattaggtTCTTATGAATCATAAGGAAAGAGTCATTGAATGATAGAAAAGAAATtcgcatttttttatatttaaaattatttgaaagttaGGTGCAGTGTTTATATTTGTGgtttctataaataatataattatttgtagtttctacaaataatttatattaaattatttcaagaaaACACAAGCAGCAAATATAATTAGAAAGTATGTAATGTAGtatcctaaaatttaaaaaatattaaaatttttttatcaaaattcatTCTATTAAAGTATAATAACATCGAACGGTACCGGACTCATAATactattaaatttgattaatatgcattgatttaaatttgtaactatTTCCGGAAATATTACGTACTTCATATTGGTATAGTTATTCTGATACACATAATACACTCTTAGACTATACACGTTGTAAATACATTTGTTACAAATGcttcttttttatgaaattaaaacttAACAAACATACATTACGAATTACGAATAATTGTATGTTCACTTTTTCCAGCttacaataatatttcaatttatgtgTTGTGCGTACAATCGTAAAACAGAAGTTTGTTAATATAATGGCtaaaattaaatagttaaatttgtaaatatcataattacattaaattttaatcttctatgaacaaatattttatcctTGAAAACATATGTAGAATTATTTGAAGTATTAACTGCAATTatagttataaaatttttaagtattatatCGTTTTTCAGTCAAATTAGTAACTCCAATAATTCTTGGAGAATACTTGCAATTTTGGCCATTACTATAATTTGTAACAACTAGTTTGTAAGAAAGCAGAAAAGCATTTATATACCTCTATATCCTCTTTTAGGTttcaaatgaataaaaatatctgGATTACTATTTGAATGTTAACATTTTCGACATATTTTAAGATATGTATAgggaattatatattatattgaaagGTCAACGATTGAtgtaactaaataaaaatagaggGTATGAGGTAACATTACATAtgatgtacatataaaatataagaaattttttaattttacttaagtGATTTGTAGAAATAAAGTTATTTCCTATGAAAACTTTTCCACTAATTTTAAAACCTTGTACATATTTAACAATTGTACagaaaaataagtattttttagTTACACCAATGAAGTCGAAATCCTTTAATTGAAGgtttataatactattataaataattgcacTAAAGAATATAGTTGTTATAGTATAATAAAGGAAAGGAAATTTGTTTTCAGTAATAAATACTATGTATTACAGCAAATCTACAACAGTCTTTATTATGTTTCTTGATTCGACCTTCATATCGTGTATCATGTACAcactttatatataaataaaaataacaatataatttgtattatacaGTTTCATGTTTAATTGAATATATAATGTAACAATAGATAAATGTGTATGTATTCAATTTGTTAAGATCTGTACAAGTGACTTATGACAGCATTCTGTATAACAATAAAGTAACAAGCTGTTATTCAAAGAAGTAAATACAATTTACAAACAGTGCTTTAGCGCGTGTGGTTCCATATTATAAAGTTTTTTTTGGAAGTGTATACAATAGTACTTTTATACACTTTAATAAATCACTTTCAATATAACActttgtatttttcttattaagttttctctttctctccccctccctctctcactctctctccctctctctccctctcactCTCTTCCTCtcgtattaaacaaataaaaaaaatagtatatAAAACACTTTCATTTATACCAAAAAAATTTTTGCATCCAATTTTTtgtttgatatattgatacatCAAACGCACGAAGTTGATTTGACGTAATAAATGAGGAATTGGATGGAAAATATGGAAGTTCTATTATTTACCTTTAGAACAAGATTGGTTTGTCCTTACATTGATCGATACAAAAACTAGTAAACCGCTTAAGGAACTTTGGATACTCCCTTTTATAAACAGCGCGTAAGACGGATGCTGGAGCCCATCCACCAGGATTTACTATGATtaacaaaatgttaaaaatacaagaaaaagaaaggataaattataatatagaataaaatactAACCAACAGAACAATATGTTATTTTGCACGTGacattttctctttttatttcatCACCATCTTTTGGAGGATCAATAAAGGTTTGGCATACGAGACAGACAGTCAGATACACCCTTACACATTTTCCTGTGTTTGGCTGTGAATGCATTAAAATGTATGAGTTTTTAGTAAAATAGAAGATTCATAGATATATATCAAACTAACCGGAGAATCGGGATGTTCTGTACTGTGATTACAAACTATCCACAAATCATGCGCATCAGGATCTTGATCATCAGAAACTCGACGCATATGTGACCAAAATAATGCATCTCTTTGATTTGCTGGCCAAATTCGTTTATGcgtttgtaaaaatattaaagtatcctttGAAATGTTCTCAACGACCGTCATATCTTCAAGTGTGGCTTCCCACCCTGTACGATATTCTGGACTAAAGAATATTTCGCAAACCTCGTGACCAGTAACCCCCTTTACAACGTGACAAGCTTTTAATGGATCTACTACTAAACCATCTGCTTCTTCTTCACGTCTATACATTCGCATATCACCATCTTCCGCAAATAATTGCCATCCACCTGCTCCTACTCCAAGTCGTGCATAATGTAACTGCTGCATTGTTATTTTCTCGATCTAAGAAGAAGTGCAATAGTTAATAAgcgttaaattgttaaaatttaaaaattcaactcaTTTTACACAGTAAACTAATTACTTCTGGCCAAAGTCTGTGCTTAGCTGCTGGCATAGTAGGTGTAGTTAAAATTGAAACTGATTTTTGTTTTAAACGATCTCTCAATTGATTTTCTTCGTCAATTTTATCTAAACCAGTTTCTACAGCATCATAAAATTCTTCATCACATAGAGCACTATGTGGACCTTCCTTAAATATTAAGATTTTCGTTTAAATATCcttctgaattaattttaaattatgatataataataatttacaaaatcaaaCCTCGTAATCTGGACCTCCATGAATAAGAACTCGAGGTCTTGGAGAATCACTTTGTTGCATTGCTAGTTGATCTTTTAAAGCTTTATTAAGTTCTTGTACTTTTCGCTTCTTTTCAACTTCTTTTTCCCATCTACGACGCCATGCATCTTCCCGTTGAACCATCAGCTCAACACAGTGTTGTAATGTTGTTAATACACCTTCACTCGTTGCTTTAAATGTTATTGCTTCACCTTTAAAATCCACTGACTGTACAGCTGGATTAAACATTGTCTCAACCTTATTCTCTGAaatgataattaatttataacataaaacAAGTGAATACAAGACAAATGAACATACATAGACAAAAGCTGTTATTTTATATACCTTTCATGGAAATATTTTTAGCATTTTCTGCACAATTATCAAAATACTTTTGCAGAGTATCAATTTGTTTGATCAAGATATCTCTAAAAGTTTCAAGCTCTGCTAATTTCTCTTTCAATCCTCTGATTCCACGTTTTGTAAAACTTCCGGCGCTTGTGATAGATTGTGTATTTGACACGAGTGAAATGGCACTACCATGTCGTTTTAAACTGTTTTCACTTCCATAACCAGATTCAGACTATACAGAACAAACACATGTAAGTTAATAAAACTAAAATAATGCTTGATACTTTTACAATAATGCTGTTATAATACCTTATAGGATTTTAACACATCGACCCAACGTTGTTTTTCTTCTGGGCTGTTTGCTCTCAAGTACCATACTAAACAGTCATTTACAGACACATCGAATCTACATTCATCAAATTCATGTGcctaataaaataaagaatgaaaaGCAACATCATGAATTCTCACTAATTTTAGTAAAGGAATAAGCATACATAAAACCAACTACTTTGCATTAATTCATACCTTAATATTAGCTTTATACAAACTTATAGAGCCTCGACATCCAAATCCACTGTCCTGTTCGGATTTGTAATAAGATAAAGTACCATCTTTGAGAACAATAAATCTAGTTTGCCAGCCATGTATATAATTTGTCCATTTGGATAGTGTACCCTGAAGTTCTGGAACTATAACTCCATCGGAACCTTCTTCATCTACATCATCAGCATCTATTTCTGCTTCCATACACTCGATATCCTCGTTGACAAGACGAATAGTTTCAATTTCATCGGCCATTCTTACGTGTAAATTTTGCTTTCAGAGTTAATTACTCTTAAGATAAAAACATACTcgttagaatatttttaaacttatccTGACGCGGGATTATGTATCGATAACTAATGTTAATCTGTTAGCAGACTAAAGATTGCGAAGTAATCGGACAATGATTATTTATGGAATATGTATCAGAACATGTTAACCGTTAATTATCATACATAACCTTATGCAAAACGTCTTATTAAATAAATCAGATATCAACAACTCGTCTTTTTGCCAAATAACAAGACTAACACTGGCAAATAGAAAATCAACAGTTCACTTAGGCAGTATTTCTATGAATGGATTTGTATTTCATCACCATTGTTGATTGGTTATTCTTCTATATTAAGCCTTCAAAACTTTTTATacatgttaataatttttacttatattaaacatttcaatattttgcaCATACGAACAATGATAAAACCGATAATAATGCAATTACGATgcaattttgtttctttttcctgTGATGAAATTGAGCGGAAATAAATCGAGTATCGAGTGAAAATATCGATAATTGTATCGAAAAGTGCATTGTGGTTTGAAACGTATTTAGAGACCGCCAAGTTCAGCAAATTGTTGAGAATACACGTGAAGAAGACATGGTTGGATCTACAGTATccgtaaaaataatgatatttgcggtattttttattctattttacgtGGCAGCAAATGCCTCAGTTCACAGGTTAAACGTTCCCAGAGTTTTATTACCTGTATTCAATGATTTTGCAGTAAATTTTACATTAGAAGTTACTGATGGTGCTTGTTATCAATggtaattattatttctttataacgttagaaatttattttactatttatatacatagtatttcaaattcaatatcattttttatagtataatttcgttaagatttatttatactgtttatttattatatgtttgAGCTATAATGATGTGAATATACAGTgcacatttatttaataataggtCAACGTCACGTTTAGatattattcaattaattcCTATAAATGAAAATGTTGAAAGAACTTGTTCTTCTGCTATTTTGATTCAAACAATAACCAGGGAATCTACTAGAAATACAGCAATAGTGTTAGCAGAAGATGTTAATACTGGACAATTTTTACGGTGCGATGTTATCGTTGAtgcaatattttcattaaatcttGTTACAACTACGAGGGAGTTATACATAGAAGAAGCACCAGAAGCATTTGAAGTACGAGCATATGATGAACAAGGTACAGACTATGTACATACATAGTTTATTTATACACACACGTTAATTATTAGTAAattcttattataatatattttgaaaggAAACGAATTCACAACTCTTGCTGGAGTAGAATTTCTCTGGAACATAGAAATTGCTGACAAGCACAGAACagatactaaaataccaaacgATGTTTTAAGATTTATAACTTACGAAGAGTCACAATATGAAACTCCACAAACAATTGCTGCTTTAGATGCACTTGGCAAAAAAGGACATATCGTGTTATTAGAAGGAAGAAAAACTGGTACAGCAAAGGTATTAATACATGAGATGcaagtaatatattttttgagtataagttattttataaaaagtaaaatgttttatttcattGTAGGTTTCTGTAAAATTACCTTATCCAGAATACAAACATGTACCACCAATAGAAGTTGAATTAATTGTAATAGCTAACTTAATTATCATTCCATCAGACATAACAATAATGTTACATGAtagttttaaatataaaataatgcaaGTGAGTGTATTAGTATTGTATATGCACACTATATATCTTAAATGTTAACAgtaactattttattaatataccaattgaataatttattaatatatttacaggCTCGTCAAGGTCGTTTAGAAGAAATAAGTTTACCATCTAGCCAATACTATTTAGAAGCAGAAAATCCaaacattttagaaattgataACGATCATGATTGCGCATATGCTATATCTTTCGGTCGTACTAAAGTATTTTTGCATGATAAAAATGTTCGCGATGAATATCCTGTTATTTTACCGTCTGCTTCGGTTAACGTGAATGATGTATCTCACATAAATCTTGCCGTTTTGCCTAATAGAAATTGGGGTTTGATACTTGGTCATACCCATGAAATTATAGTTGAATTATATGATAGTAAAGATCATAAATTTTACATTGGTGAAGGTGTTGAAGTAATAGTAAAATTAgacgaaaattattttgaaccAAAATTAATAACACAAAATGGTACTTACATCGCTGGTGTGCCCATTGCATGTGGGACAATGACTGTTGAGGCCACTCTTCAGGGTATAATtgataaaaatggtaaaaagaTTTCTTTTGAATCACACCCTACTACAAGGACTGAACTTTTGATTCATACTCCAGTTACAATTCAACCTAAAGTATTAGCTGTTCCATGGGATTTTAAATCTAAATCACGGTAAGTTATTGCTTCTGATAAATTagagtttattttattaatgtaataattataacagtgcAATATTGTTATGAAAGGTATGATATAGTGTTGAAAGCAAGTGGAGGAGATGGATCATATGTGTGGTCAAGCAGACATCCGTCCATAGCAACAGTTTCCCAAAATGGAGGAGTACGAATTTTGGCAGCAGGTACAACAGAAATAAGCGTTGCAATGACGAGAAATCAGTATAATAAGGATACTACAAGGGTATATGTGTTACCACCTTCGAAGTTAAAAGTCATAGAATATAGTATGGAAGCAGCTGTAGGAGAGCCAATTTATCTCCACATTGCATTATATGGGAAATTAGTTAACGAAACCGATTCTAAAGAAATTCCTTTTAACGATTGTAGAGATACTAGTTTTGAAACGTACATTCCAGATGGTAATTTTAAACAgaacgatagtatgattatagAACCTGTTGGAATTGCATGTGCTGTTGTAGCAGTTTCTAGTATAGATGTTGGAACATCTGAAGTAACTGTAGTCTATAACGCTAATGGTCACTATTTAACTGATAACGTCACTGTATCCGCCTATGAACCATTAATAGCAGTACACCCCAGTAGTAAGGAAAGTTTATTGGCAGTTGGATCTTCGAGAAGAATAGTGTTTAAAGGTGGACCTCCTCCACGAAATAGCAAACCTCACAGTTATTCACGAAGTATTGAAGTATCTGAAAAAAAAATTGCCGAAGTGATAGAACATGAAAATTCACCAACAGCATTGTATGATTTATCTGTTTTTGAAGTAATGTGTAAAGCACTCGGCGAAGTAACTTTAAGATACACAATTTCGAATATTCCTTTGTTGCCAAATTGTAAAAGTACACATGCAACTGAAACAGTGCGAATTATTTGTGGTAAAC
Coding sequences within:
- the cert gene encoding ceramide transfer protein — its product is MADEIETIRLVNEDIECMEAEIDADDVDEEGSDGVIVPELQGTLSKWTNYIHGWQTRFIVLKDGTLSYYKSEQDSGFGCRGSISLYKANIKAHEFDECRFDVSVNDCLVWYLRANSPEEKQRWVDVLKSYKSESGYGSENSLKRHGSAISLVSNTQSITSAGSFTKRGIRGLKEKLAELETFRDILIKQIDTLQKYFDNCAENAKNISMKENKVETMFNPAVQSVDFKGEAITFKATSEGVLTTLQHCVELMVQREDAWRRRWEKEVEKKRKVQELNKALKDQLAMQQSDSPRPRVLIHGGPDYEEGPHSALCDEEFYDAVETGLDKIDEENQLRDRLKQKSVSILTTPTMPAAKHRLWPEIEKITMQQLHYARLGVGAGGWQLFAEDGDMRMYRREEEADGLVVDPLKACHVVKGVTGHEVCEIFFSPEYRTGWEATLEDMTVVENISKDTLIFLQTHKRIWPANQRDALFWSHMRRVSDDQDPDAHDLWIVCNHSTEHPDSPPNTGKCVRVYLTVCLVCQTFIDPPKDGDEIKRENVTCKITYCSVVNPGGWAPASVLRAVYKREYPKFLKRFTSFCIDQCKDKPILF